In a single window of the Gossypium hirsutum isolate 1008001.06 chromosome D02, Gossypium_hirsutum_v2.1, whole genome shotgun sequence genome:
- the LOC107908992 gene encoding AP-1 complex subunit sigma-2: MIHFVLLISRQGKVRLTKWYSPYSQKERTKVIRELGGVILNRGPKLCNFVDWRGFKVVYKRYASLYFCMCIDQDDNELEVLEIIHHFVEILDRYFGSVCELDLIFNFHKAYYILDELLLAGELQESSKKTVARLIAAQDSLVETAKEQASSISNIIAQATK; encoded by the exons ATG ATTCACTTTGTACTTTTAATTAGTCGACAAGGGAAAGTTAGGTTGACAAAATGGTATTCTCCTTATTCTCAGAAGGAAAGAACAAAG gttaTCCGTGAGCTCGGTGGGGTGATTCTCAATAGAGGGCCAAAACTCTGTAATTTTGTGGATTGGAGAGGATTTAAAGTTGTTTATAAAAG ATATGCTAGTCTTTACTTCTGCATGTGCATTGATCAGGATGACAACGAATTAGAGGTTCTAGAAATCATTCATCACTTTGTTGAGATACTTGATCGATACTTTGGCAGT GTCTGTGAATTGGATTTAATCTTCAACTTCCATAAG GCCTATTATATATTGGATGAACTCTTACTTGCTGGTGAACTTCAAGAGTCGAGCAAGAAAACTGTTGCACGTTTAATAGCTGCACag GATTCACTGGTGGAGACCGCGAAAGAGCAGGCCAGTTCCATTAGCAATATAATTGCACAGGCCACAAAGTAG